One window of Pseudomonas sp. FP198 genomic DNA carries:
- a CDS encoding urea amidolyase associated protein UAAP1, with protein sequence MTDSIQLFPPFAEELLPGGGHRSFVLKRGQLLRLIDVRGGANVSLTLLNANEKTERLNLPDSLKCQHTAKLTAGHCLYSDMGRVLAAITADTCGWSDSFGGVLCAEEVAEKYGQGRYQELRNGFFRNGTDNLLVELGKWGLGLSDLLMTLNLFSRVDVDEAGHFHFVEGNSKAGDYIELYAPMDTLMVLTALQHPMDPNPLYAPQPLKLSWMNANPSVAEHCRQSRPENQRGFINTDRLFA encoded by the coding sequence ATGACCGATTCGATCCAGCTGTTTCCCCCCTTCGCCGAAGAACTGCTGCCCGGTGGTGGCCATCGCTCGTTCGTCCTCAAGCGCGGCCAACTGCTGCGCCTGATCGATGTGCGCGGCGGCGCCAACGTGAGCCTTACCTTGCTCAATGCCAACGAAAAAACCGAGCGCCTGAACCTGCCGGACAGTCTGAAATGCCAACACACCGCCAAGCTCACCGCTGGCCACTGCCTGTACTCGGACATGGGCCGGGTATTGGCGGCAATCACTGCGGATACCTGTGGCTGGAGCGATAGTTTTGGCGGCGTGCTCTGCGCCGAGGAAGTCGCTGAAAAATATGGTCAGGGCCGTTACCAGGAACTGCGCAACGGCTTCTTCCGCAACGGCACCGACAACCTGTTGGTAGAACTGGGCAAATGGGGGTTGGGTCTGTCCGACCTGCTGATGACCCTCAACCTGTTCAGCCGGGTCGATGTCGACGAGGCCGGCCACTTCCACTTCGTGGAGGGCAACTCCAAGGCCGGTGACTACATCGAGCTATACGCACCGATGGACACCCTGATGGTGCTGACCGCCCTGCAACACCCGATGGACCCGAACCCGCTATACGCGCCGCAGCCGCTCAAACTCAGCTGGATGAACGCCAACCCCAGCGTCGCCGAACACTGCCGCCAATCGCGCCCGGAAAACCAGCGCGGCTTCATCAACACCGACCGCCTGTTCGCCTGA
- a CDS encoding urea amidolyase associated protein UAAP2 — MSLAIAAAHKQPETAVYRATIPAGEPWLTEVKAGQTLRILDLEGNQAVDTLFYSLANPKERYDVQRTLRRQNSVYLSTGSVLYSNLGRPMLTIVEDTCGRHDTLGGACAQESNTVRYALEKRYMHSCRDNYLRACAHDGRLGKGDIGPNINFFMNVPVTADGGLTFEDGISAPGKYVDLRAEIDVIVLISNCPQLNNPCNAYNPTPAELLIWN; from the coding sequence ATGTCACTCGCCATTGCCGCTGCACACAAGCAACCCGAGACCGCCGTCTACCGCGCCACAATTCCCGCCGGCGAACCCTGGCTGACCGAGGTCAAGGCCGGCCAGACCCTGCGCATCCTCGACCTGGAAGGCAACCAGGCGGTCGATACGTTGTTCTACAGCCTGGCCAACCCCAAGGAACGCTACGACGTGCAACGCACACTGCGCCGGCAGAACAGCGTCTACCTGAGCACCGGCAGCGTGCTGTATTCCAACCTCGGCCGCCCGATGCTGACCATCGTCGAGGACACCTGCGGGCGCCACGACACCCTCGGCGGCGCCTGCGCGCAGGAAAGCAACACCGTGCGCTACGCCTTGGAAAAACGCTACATGCACAGCTGCCGCGACAACTACCTGCGGGCCTGCGCCCACGACGGTCGACTGGGCAAGGGCGACATCGGACCGAACATCAATTTCTTCATGAACGTGCCGGTGACCGCCGACGGCGGCCTGACTTTCGAAGACGGGATCTCGGCGCCGGGCAAATACGTCGACCTGCGGGCCGAGATCGATGTGATCGTGTTGATTTCCAACTGCCCGCAACTGAACAACCCGTGCAACGCCTACAACCCCACCCCTGCGGAGCTGCTGATATGGAACTGA
- the uca gene encoding urea carboxylase: protein MFEKILIANRGAIACRILRTLRELDVKGVAVYSQADEASLHILQADEAHCLGEGAAAGTYLAVDKLLAIAQDSGATAIHPGYGFLSENAAFAEACEAANIAFIGPTPEQLRVFGLKHTARALARQHGVPLLEGTELLDSLDAALLAGAQVGYPVMLKSTAGGGGIGMRVCRSAAELSESFEAVKRLGQNNFSDAGVFIEKYIERARHLEVQVFGDGQGQVIALGVRDCSVQRRNQKVIEETPAPNLPEGMADALCAAAIKLARAVDYRSAGTVEFVYDSEAGRFYFLEVNTRLQVEHGVTEQVWGVDLVRWMVQLAAGELPPLSELSQGLKAEGHAIQARLYAEDPGRDFQPSPGLLTAVEFAQANGKELRIDTWVEAGCQIPPYFDPMIAKVIRWAPTREQARLGLHQALDESLLYGVETNRVYLQQILLDAPFANGQPWTRCLETLAYRANTVEVLSPGTQTSVQDYPGRLGYWAVGVPPSGPMDSRSLRLGNRLLGNEEGAAALEITMSGPLLRFNCAARVAVTGAEIALTLDGKTVPMDTPLSIGAGSTLAIGTIIGAGARSYLCVRGGLQVPDYLGSKSTFTLGQFGGHGGRALCTGDVLHLAALDEHVVMPSIQEPPLVLPAVRQIRVIYGPHGAPEYFTERYIQTFFDTAWEVHFNSSRTGVRLIGPKPEWVRADGGEAGLHPSNIHDNPYAIGAVDFTGDMPVILGPDGPSLGGFVCPVTVIEADLWQLGQLKAGDKVRFVPVELKTARALAMDFSRGEGACSRSSAQRSPDNIPGAENLGPLRDPARASSLATGLGITQTLMSPVVLDIGQDDTRLVARLSGDTHLLLEIGAPELDLVLRFRAHALMQALEQKHLQGVIDLTPGIRSLQVHYQPEQLPLADLLAIIAGEWDAVCAAQDLQVPSRIVHLPLSWDDPACQLAIEKYMTTVRKDAPWCPSNLEFIRRINDLPNLDEVQRTVFDASYLVMGLGDVYLGAPVATPLDPRHRLVTTKYNPARTWTAENSVGIGGAYLCVYGMEGPGGYQFVGRTLQMWNRYRDVAAFDGKPWLLRFFDQIRFYPVSADELLRIRRDFPLGRFDLAIEHSQLNLADYQRFLAREADSIDAFREQQQGAFGAERERWIASGQAHFDSEEPATAPSEDSVLDEGELSVDSHIAGNLWQVQVEVGARVVAGDVLVILESMKMEIPVLAPITGVVREVRVQPGSAVRAGQRVVVLERD, encoded by the coding sequence ATGTTCGAAAAAATCCTGATTGCCAACCGTGGCGCCATCGCCTGCCGCATCCTGCGGACCTTGCGCGAGCTGGACGTCAAAGGCGTCGCGGTTTACTCCCAGGCCGACGAAGCCAGCCTGCACATCCTCCAGGCCGACGAAGCCCACTGCCTGGGCGAAGGCGCGGCGGCGGGCACCTACCTGGCGGTGGACAAACTCCTGGCGATCGCCCAAGACAGCGGCGCGACCGCGATCCATCCCGGCTACGGTTTTCTCTCGGAAAATGCCGCTTTCGCCGAAGCTTGCGAGGCCGCCAACATTGCCTTCATCGGCCCGACACCGGAGCAGTTGCGAGTGTTCGGTCTCAAGCACACCGCACGCGCCCTGGCTCGCCAGCACGGCGTACCCCTGCTCGAAGGCACCGAACTGCTCGACAGCCTGGATGCCGCGCTACTGGCCGGCGCGCAGGTCGGCTACCCGGTCATGCTGAAAAGCACGGCGGGCGGCGGCGGAATCGGCATGCGCGTATGCCGCAGCGCCGCTGAATTGAGCGAGTCCTTCGAAGCGGTCAAGCGCCTCGGGCAGAACAATTTCAGCGACGCCGGCGTGTTCATCGAGAAGTACATCGAACGGGCGCGGCACCTTGAGGTTCAAGTGTTCGGCGACGGCCAGGGCCAGGTGATCGCCCTGGGCGTGCGCGACTGCTCGGTGCAGCGGCGCAACCAGAAAGTCATCGAAGAAACCCCGGCGCCCAACCTGCCCGAAGGCATGGCCGACGCGCTTTGCGCGGCCGCGATCAAGCTGGCCCGGGCGGTCGACTACCGCAGCGCCGGCACCGTGGAGTTTGTCTATGACAGTGAGGCCGGACGCTTCTATTTCCTGGAAGTGAACACGCGCCTGCAAGTGGAGCATGGCGTCACCGAGCAGGTATGGGGCGTGGACCTGGTGCGCTGGATGGTGCAATTGGCCGCCGGTGAACTGCCGCCACTGAGCGAACTGAGCCAAGGGCTGAAAGCCGAGGGCCACGCGATCCAGGCGCGCCTGTATGCCGAGGATCCAGGCCGGGATTTCCAGCCGAGCCCTGGGCTGCTGACCGCGGTGGAATTTGCGCAGGCCAACGGCAAGGAACTGCGCATTGACACCTGGGTCGAGGCCGGTTGTCAGATCCCGCCGTACTTCGATCCGATGATCGCCAAAGTCATTCGCTGGGCGCCGACCCGCGAGCAGGCACGCCTGGGCCTGCATCAAGCGCTGGACGAAAGCCTGCTCTACGGCGTCGAAACCAACCGCGTCTACCTGCAACAGATCCTGCTCGACGCGCCCTTCGCCAATGGCCAGCCCTGGACCCGCTGCCTGGAGACCCTGGCCTACCGCGCCAACACCGTCGAAGTGCTCAGCCCCGGCACTCAGACCAGCGTTCAGGATTACCCCGGTCGCCTCGGTTATTGGGCGGTGGGCGTGCCGCCGTCGGGGCCAATGGACAGCCGTTCGTTGCGCCTGGGCAATCGCCTGCTGGGCAACGAGGAAGGTGCGGCGGCCTTGGAAATCACCATGAGCGGGCCGCTGCTGCGCTTCAACTGCGCTGCGCGAGTGGCGGTCACCGGCGCAGAAATCGCCCTGACGCTGGACGGCAAAACGGTGCCGATGGACACCCCGCTGTCGATCGGTGCAGGGTCCACCCTCGCCATCGGCACGATTATTGGCGCCGGGGCGCGGAGTTATCTGTGTGTGCGTGGCGGCTTGCAGGTACCGGATTACCTGGGCAGCAAAAGCACCTTCACCCTCGGCCAGTTCGGCGGCCACGGCGGGCGAGCATTGTGCACCGGCGACGTGCTGCACCTGGCTGCGTTGGATGAGCACGTCGTGATGCCGTCGATCCAAGAGCCGCCCCTGGTGTTGCCAGCCGTGCGGCAGATCCGGGTGATCTACGGTCCCCACGGCGCGCCGGAATATTTCACCGAGCGCTACATCCAGACGTTCTTCGACACCGCGTGGGAAGTGCATTTCAACTCCAGCCGAACCGGCGTGCGGCTGATCGGGCCGAAGCCGGAATGGGTCCGTGCCGACGGCGGCGAAGCGGGCCTGCACCCTTCCAATATCCATGACAACCCGTACGCCATCGGCGCGGTGGACTTCACCGGCGACATGCCGGTCATCCTCGGCCCCGACGGCCCCAGCCTCGGGGGCTTCGTCTGCCCGGTGACGGTGATCGAGGCGGACCTGTGGCAACTGGGACAGCTCAAGGCGGGGGACAAGGTGCGGTTTGTGCCGGTGGAGCTGAAGACTGCCCGCGCATTGGCAATGGATTTCTCCCGTGGCGAGGGAGCTTGCTCCCGCTCGAGTGCGCAGCGCTCGCCAGACAATATTCCTGGCGCTGAAAATTTGGGGCCGCTGCGCGACCCAGCGCGAGCAAGCTCGCTCGCCACAGGGTTGGGGATTACACAGACATTGATGTCGCCTGTGGTGTTGGACATCGGCCAGGACGACACCCGCCTGGTCGCGCGGCTGTCCGGCGACACCCATCTGCTGCTTGAAATCGGCGCTCCCGAACTGGACCTGGTGCTGCGTTTTCGCGCCCACGCCTTGATGCAGGCCTTGGAGCAAAAGCACCTGCAAGGGGTGATCGACCTGACGCCGGGTATTCGCTCGCTGCAAGTGCATTACCAGCCCGAGCAATTACCCCTGGCCGATCTGCTGGCCATCATCGCCGGCGAGTGGGACGCCGTGTGCGCCGCGCAAGACTTGCAGGTGCCGTCGCGTATCGTCCATCTGCCGCTGTCCTGGGACGATCCGGCGTGCCAGCTGGCGATCGAAAAGTACATGACCACCGTGCGCAAGGACGCGCCCTGGTGCCCAAGCAACCTGGAGTTCATCCGGCGCATCAACGACCTGCCCAACCTCGACGAAGTACAACGCACGGTGTTCGATGCCAGCTATCTGGTGATGGGCCTCGGCGATGTCTACCTTGGCGCGCCGGTCGCCACGCCGCTGGACCCGCGGCACCGGCTGGTGACCACCAAATACAACCCGGCGCGCACCTGGACCGCGGAAAATTCGGTGGGCATCGGCGGCGCCTATCTGTGCGTGTACGGCATGGAAGGCCCCGGCGGCTATCAGTTCGTCGGCCGCACGTTGCAGATGTGGAATCGTTATCGGGACGTCGCCGCATTTGACGGCAAGCCCTGGCTGCTGCGCTTCTTCGACCAGATCCGCTTCTACCCGGTCAGCGCCGATGAACTGCTGCGCATCCGTCGGGATTTCCCGTTGGGCCGCTTCGACCTGGCGATCGAACACAGCCAACTCAACCTCGCTGATTACCAGCGCTTCCTGGCCAGGGAAGCGGACAGCATCGACGCGTTCCGCGAGCAGCAACAAGGCGCCTTCGGTGCCGAGCGCGAGCGCTGGATCGCCAGCGGCCAGGCGCATTTCGACAGCGAAGAACCGGCAACCGCGCCGAGCGAAGATTCAGTGCTGGACGAGGGCGAACTGAGCGTCGACAGCCACATCGCCGGCAACCTCTGGCAGGTCCAGGTGGAGGTGGGTGCGCGGGTCGTCGCGGGTGACGTGCTGGTGATTCTGGAGTCCATGAAAATGGAAATCCCGGTGCTTGCGCCGATCACCGGAGTGGTCCGCGAAGTGCGCGTCCAGCCCGGTTCAGCGGTGCGCGCCGGGCAACGCGTGGTGGTGCTGGAACGTGACTGA
- the atzF gene encoding allophanate hydrolase, whose protein sequence is MNLSLRLDNLRDAYRKGETTPRQLLLALREKAAALNPDYHLFIHLLSPEELEPYLSALENRDLESLPLYGVPFAIKDNIDLAGIPTTAACPAFAYVPQRSASIVEQLLALGAVPVGKTNLDQFATGLNGTRTPYGACRNSVLADYPAGGSSAGSPLAVALGVASFALGTDTAGSGRVPAALNNLVGLKATKGLISTAGVVPACRTLDCVTTFTATAREASQLLALTARLDPRDEYSRPNPQWNDGAAFGAPRRFRFGVPRRQDLEFFDCDEGPRLFADAIERLERLGGEAVELDLSPFLEAARLLYEGPWVAERYSVAGELMEREPDAVLPVIRAVLAQAPTVTGVETFRAQYRLQALKAQCDRAMDALDCVLTPTIGRPVTLAELAAEPLLRNSQLGYYTNFMNLLDYAAVAVPSAFMANGLPWGVTLFGRAFTDQYLLSVADALQRQQAPDLPVPANPARHDRARLVVCGAHLDGLALNWQLKQRGARLIEATRSSADYRLYALAGGPPLRPGMLRVGEGGVAIEVEVWELPSSELGSFLTGIPAPLGLGKVQLADGRWESGFICEPYGLDGAQDISHLGGWRAYLGTRQ, encoded by the coding sequence ATGAACCTCTCTCTGCGCCTGGACAACCTGCGCGACGCCTACCGCAAAGGTGAAACGACGCCGCGTCAGCTGCTGTTGGCCCTGCGGGAAAAAGCCGCTGCGCTCAACCCGGACTATCACCTGTTCATCCACCTGCTGTCGCCCGAGGAACTCGAACCTTACCTTTCGGCACTGGAAAACCGCGACCTGGAAAGCCTGCCGTTGTATGGCGTGCCATTCGCGATCAAGGACAACATTGACCTGGCTGGCATTCCCACCACCGCCGCCTGCCCGGCGTTTGCCTACGTGCCGCAACGTTCGGCAAGCATCGTCGAGCAATTGCTGGCGCTGGGTGCGGTTCCTGTTGGCAAGACCAACCTCGACCAGTTCGCCACTGGCCTCAACGGCACCCGCACGCCCTACGGGGCTTGCCGCAACAGCGTGCTGGCCGACTACCCGGCGGGCGGCTCCAGCGCCGGCTCGCCGCTGGCGGTGGCCCTGGGCGTGGCCAGCTTTGCCCTGGGCACCGACACCGCCGGCTCCGGCCGCGTGCCTGCGGCGCTGAACAATCTGGTGGGGTTGAAAGCCACCAAGGGCCTGATCTCCACCGCTGGCGTGGTGCCGGCCTGCCGTACGCTGGACTGCGTGACCACATTCACCGCGACGGCGCGCGAAGCCAGCCAGCTGTTGGCATTGACTGCGCGTCTCGACCCGCGCGACGAATACAGCCGCCCCAACCCGCAATGGAACGACGGTGCGGCGTTCGGCGCGCCACGACGTTTTCGCTTCGGCGTGCCCCGTCGGCAAGACCTGGAATTTTTCGACTGCGACGAAGGCCCACGGCTGTTCGCCGATGCCATCGAGCGCCTCGAACGCCTGGGCGGCGAAGCGGTCGAGCTGGACTTGTCACCCTTCCTGGAAGCGGCACGCCTGCTCTATGAGGGGCCGTGGGTTGCCGAGCGCTACAGCGTGGCCGGAGAACTGATGGAACGCGAACCCGACGCGGTACTGCCGGTGATCCGCGCCGTGCTGGCGCAAGCGCCGACAGTGACCGGTGTGGAAACCTTCCGCGCCCAGTACCGTTTGCAGGCGCTCAAGGCCCAATGCGACCGCGCGATGGACGCGCTCGATTGCGTCCTCACCCCAACCATCGGTCGCCCGGTGACGCTCGCCGAACTCGCCGCCGAACCGCTCCTGCGCAATTCGCAACTGGGTTACTACACCAACTTCATGAACCTGCTGGACTACGCCGCCGTGGCCGTTCCCAGCGCATTCATGGCCAACGGTTTGCCTTGGGGCGTGACGCTGTTCGGCCGCGCCTTCACCGATCAGTACCTGCTGAGCGTGGCCGACGCCTTGCAGCGCCAGCAAGCGCCTGATCTGCCAGTGCCTGCCAACCCGGCGCGCCATGATCGGGCACGGTTGGTCGTGTGCGGCGCGCACCTGGATGGGCTGGCGTTGAACTGGCAGCTCAAGCAACGTGGCGCCCGCCTGATCGAGGCGACCCGAAGCTCAGCGGATTATCGCCTCTACGCCTTGGCCGGCGGCCCGCCACTGCGCCCTGGCATGCTTCGGGTCGGCGAGGGAGGCGTGGCGATCGAAGTGGAAGTCTGGGAACTGCCAAGCAGCGAGTTGGGCTCGTTCCTCACCGGTATCCCGGCACCGCTGGGGCTGGGTAAGGTGCAACTGGCCGACGGACGCTGGGAAAGCGGCTTCATTTGCGAGCCGTATGGTCTGGACGGCGCGCAGGACATCAGTCATCTGGGCGGATGGCGGGCTTATCTAGGTACCCGTCAATAA
- a CDS encoding cysteine-rich CWC family protein yields the protein MNKPDLCPACGATNDCSLANPKTIDHACWCYGVSIDPAVLENLPAELRNQSCLCPRCARVDDQLRAKHQPIA from the coding sequence ATGAATAAACCCGATCTCTGCCCGGCGTGCGGCGCCACCAACGACTGCAGCCTGGCCAACCCGAAAACCATCGACCATGCCTGCTGGTGCTACGGCGTGAGCATCGACCCGGCGGTGCTGGAAAATTTGCCGGCCGAGCTGCGCAACCAATCCTGCCTGTGCCCGCGATGCGCCCGGGTCGATGACCAGTTGCGCGCCAAGCATCAACCGATCGCGTAA
- a CDS encoding pseudouridine synthase gives MRVDRFLSNLPRFNRQQVRLLLVERRVRIDGQTVNDPQAQVREFSRVEVDGEVLQAGRPARYFMLHKPPGCVSATRDPQHRTVLDLLDEPDKDDLHIAGRLDFNTTGLMLITNDGSWSRRLTQPQTKLPKVYYVETEQTITAEYAFTFAQGLYFAFEDLTTQPAQLTRLGPTSARLSIVEGRYHQVKRMFGHFNNKVLRLHRESMGPLQLDAHLAPGQYRALSPEEVGLI, from the coding sequence ATGCGCGTTGACCGTTTCCTCAGTAACCTGCCGCGTTTCAACCGCCAACAGGTCCGCCTGCTGCTGGTGGAACGGCGCGTGCGGATCGACGGCCAGACCGTCAACGATCCACAGGCACAGGTGCGTGAATTCAGCCGCGTCGAAGTCGACGGCGAAGTGTTGCAAGCAGGCCGGCCGGCGCGTTACTTCATGCTGCACAAGCCGCCCGGCTGCGTCAGTGCCACCCGCGATCCGCAGCACCGCACCGTCCTCGATCTGCTGGACGAACCGGACAAGGACGACTTGCACATCGCCGGTCGCCTGGACTTCAACACCACCGGGCTGATGCTGATCACCAACGACGGCAGCTGGTCGCGGCGCCTGACCCAGCCGCAGACCAAACTGCCGAAGGTCTACTACGTCGAGACCGAGCAAACCATTACCGCCGAGTACGCCTTCACGTTTGCCCAAGGCCTGTACTTCGCCTTCGAAGACCTCACCACCCAACCGGCGCAATTGACCCGACTGGGGCCGACATCCGCGCGCCTGAGCATCGTTGAAGGCCGTTATCATCAGGTCAAGCGCATGTTTGGTCACTTCAATAACAAGGTGCTGCGCCTGCACCGTGAAAGCATGGGTCCGCTGCAGCTGGACGCTCATCTCGCACCGGGCCAATACCGCGCCTTGAGCCCTGAAGAAGTTGGCCTGATCTGA
- a CDS encoding alpha/beta fold hydrolase produces MRPEIAVLDIQGQYRVYTEFYRADAAQKTIILVNGSMATTASFAQTTKNLYPQFNVVLYDQPYAGKSKAHNRHEKMLTKEIEGQILLELIDHFAADHVLSFSWGGAATLTALAQRPRRIEKAVISSFSPVLNAPMRDYLERGVDYLSSLDGDRVGHLVNSTIGKHLPPLFKRFNYRHVSNLAEHEYGQMHFHINDVLHSDQQCYVNAAKKINVPVLFLNGEWDEYTAATDARLFANHVQHSSFTTLQATGHFLDMEHKAACRDSREALLGFLKPTHHASRPRYSYVQDYHAVAI; encoded by the coding sequence ATGAGGCCAGAAATCGCTGTGCTAGATATACAGGGTCAGTATCGGGTTTACACGGAGTTCTATCGCGCAGACGCCGCGCAAAAGACCATCATTCTGGTCAACGGCTCGATGGCCACCACCGCGTCGTTTGCACAGACGACCAAAAACCTCTACCCGCAATTTAATGTCGTGCTGTACGACCAGCCCTACGCGGGCAAGTCCAAGGCTCACAACCGCCACGAGAAAATGCTGACGAAGGAAATCGAAGGCCAGATCCTGCTGGAGCTGATCGACCACTTCGCCGCCGATCACGTGTTGTCGTTTTCCTGGGGCGGAGCCGCCACCCTGACCGCCTTGGCCCAGCGCCCGCGGCGCATCGAAAAAGCCGTGATCAGCTCGTTCTCACCGGTGCTCAACGCGCCGATGCGCGACTACCTGGAACGTGGCGTGGACTACCTGAGCAGCCTGGACGGCGATCGTGTCGGACACCTGGTCAACAGCACGATCGGCAAGCACCTGCCGCCGCTGTTCAAGCGCTTCAACTATCGCCACGTCAGCAACCTGGCCGAGCATGAGTACGGGCAGATGCACTTTCACATCAACGACGTGCTCCACAGCGACCAGCAGTGCTATGTCAACGCGGCGAAAAAGATCAACGTGCCGGTGCTGTTCCTGAATGGCGAATGGGACGAATACACCGCGGCCACCGACGCCAGGCTCTTCGCCAACCATGTCCAGCACAGTAGCTTCACCACGCTGCAAGCCACCGGGCACTTCCTCGACATGGAACACAAGGCCGCCTGCCGCGACAGCCGCGAGGCGTTGCTGGGTTTCCTCAAGCCGACCCACCACGCCAGCCGACCGCGCTACAGCTATGTACAGGACTACCATGCAGTGGCCATCTGA